The proteins below are encoded in one region of Williamsoniiplasma luminosum:
- a CDS encoding type II toxin-antitoxin system antitoxin SocA domain-containing protein, whose protein sequence is MAKENNFTVYKTHLLKFISILELEYVKEAGNFFTGQKLIKMENGPVPSKFDDFLKEIIKCNKNCNTFPFNVKMVGITEPKAIVEWNNNFETFDIFTSKFQLEIIKASVEIIFEEKTVLNLSNYTHKYKSWITAKMNKEINLFDEIIDEERKKEMEMIYG, encoded by the coding sequence ATGGCTAAAGAAAATAATTTTACTGTTTACAAAACTCATCTATTGAAATTTATTTCAATATTGGAACTAGAATACGTAAAAGAAGCTGGAAACTTTTTTACTGGTCAAAAGTTGATAAAAATGGAAAATGGACCAGTTCCATCTAAATTTGACGATTTTCTAAAAGAAATTATAAAATGCAACAAAAATTGCAATACATTTCCTTTCAATGTAAAGATGGTTGGAATCACTGAACCCAAAGCGATTGTTGAATGGAATAATAATTTCGAAACATTTGATATCTTCACATCTAAATTCCAATTAGAAATAATTAAAGCAAGTGTTGAAATTATTTTTGAAGAAAAAACTGTTTTGAATCTTTCAAATTACACTCATAAATATAAGAGTTGAATCACTGCAAAAATGAATAAAGAAATAAACTTATTTGATGAAATCATTGACGAAGAAAGAAAAAAAGAAATGGAAATGATATATGGATAA